Proteins encoded together in one Bosea sp. (in: a-proteobacteria) window:
- the cobU gene encoding bifunctional adenosylcobinamide kinase/adenosylcobinamide-phosphate guanylyltransferase: protein MQPSPIPDLTLVLGGARSGKSRHAEALIEALPAPWTYIATAQAHDSEMARRIAEHRARRPSGWRTIDAPLALPEAITGAPAGRPILVDCLTLWLTNLILAERDTEAAREALIGACERVRAPLVLVGNEVGLGIVPENVLARRFRDEAGRLHQALAARAASVVFMVAGLPMQVK, encoded by the coding sequence ATGCAGCCGTCTCCGATCCCAGATCTCACCCTCGTGCTCGGCGGCGCCCGCTCGGGCAAGAGCCGCCATGCCGAGGCGCTGATCGAGGCGCTGCCGGCGCCCTGGACCTATATCGCCACGGCGCAAGCCCATGATTCGGAGATGGCCCGGCGCATCGCAGAGCACCGGGCGCGCCGCCCCTCGGGCTGGCGCACGATCGATGCCCCGCTCGCGCTGCCCGAGGCGATTACGGGCGCGCCGGCCGGGCGGCCGATCCTGGTCGACTGCCTGACGCTGTGGCTGACCAACCTGATCCTCGCGGAGCGCGATACGGAAGCGGCGCGCGAGGCCCTGATCGGCGCTTGCGAGCGTGTCCGCGCCCCGCTCGTGCTGGTCGGCAACGAGGTGGGCCTCGGCATCGTGCCGGAGAATGTGCTGGCGCGCCGCTTCCGCGACGAGGCCGGGCGGCTGCACCAGGCGCTTGCGGCGCGCGCGGCCAGCGTGGTCTTCATGGTCGCCGGATTGCCGATGCAAGTAAAATGA
- a CDS encoding DUF1636 domain-containing protein, producing the protein MPGGDLAIHVCTACRRARADLPEGYDQPGLALAEALAARLSARGSTIPVLPVECLAVCKRPCTIALSADGKWTYLIGDLDTDTHLDEIVGAAEAYAASANGIVPWKERPQSFRKGVVARVPPLPARRQG; encoded by the coding sequence ATGCCCGGGGGCGACCTCGCCATCCATGTCTGCACGGCCTGCCGCCGCGCCCGCGCCGATTTGCCGGAGGGTTACGACCAGCCGGGGCTCGCGCTCGCGGAGGCGCTCGCCGCGCGGCTTTCCGCCAGGGGCAGCACGATTCCCGTGCTGCCCGTCGAATGCCTCGCCGTCTGCAAGCGGCCCTGCACCATCGCGCTCAGCGCCGACGGCAAATGGACCTATCTGATCGGCGACCTCGACACCGACACCCATCTCGACGAGATCGTCGGCGCGGCGGAGGCTTATGCCGCCAGCGCCAACGGCATCGTTCCCTGGAAAGAGCGGCCGCAGTCCTTCCGCAAGGGCGTGGTCGCGCGCGTGCCGCCGCTGCCGGCGCGCCGGCAAGGATGA
- the cobW gene encoding cobalamin biosynthesis protein CobW, translated as MTAPLEKTPCTIVTGFLGAGKTTLVRHLLENAGGRKLAVLVNEFGDLGFDGSFLAGCGIEGCTEDDVVELPNGCICCTVADDFVPALEKLLDRPNPPRHILIETSGLALPKPLVQAFNWPAIRSRVTVDGVIAVVDGPAVAEGQFADDPAALAAQKAADTSVEHDNPLEEVFEDQILCADLILLNKSDLVDAAGRARVKAEIAEHLPKAIKIVETAHGRVEPALILGLAAAVESDLAARPSHHGEGGHDHDHDDFDSVALPLPAGLSPEELSARVARAAEAEGVLRLKGFAAVPGKPMRLVVQGVGRRLSHHFDRPWGADEARDGRLTVIGLKGFDLKAVEAALTGA; from the coding sequence ATGACCGCTCCGCTCGAAAAGACCCCCTGCACCATCGTCACCGGCTTCCTCGGCGCCGGAAAGACAACGCTGGTGCGCCATCTCCTCGAGAATGCCGGGGGCAGGAAGCTCGCCGTGCTCGTCAACGAGTTCGGCGATCTCGGCTTCGACGGCTCCTTCCTCGCCGGCTGCGGCATCGAAGGCTGCACCGAGGACGACGTGGTCGAGCTGCCGAACGGCTGCATCTGCTGCACCGTCGCCGATGATTTCGTGCCGGCGCTGGAGAAGCTGCTCGACCGCCCGAATCCGCCCCGGCACATCCTGATCGAGACCTCCGGCCTCGCTTTGCCGAAGCCGCTGGTGCAGGCCTTCAACTGGCCGGCGATCCGCTCGCGGGTCACGGTCGACGGCGTCATCGCCGTGGTCGACGGCCCGGCGGTGGCCGAGGGCCAGTTCGCCGACGATCCCGCCGCCCTCGCCGCGCAGAAGGCGGCCGATACCTCCGTGGAGCACGACAACCCTTTGGAGGAAGTGTTCGAGGACCAGATCCTCTGCGCGGACCTGATCCTGCTCAACAAGAGCGACCTCGTCGACGCAGCCGGCCGGGCCAGGGTCAAGGCCGAGATCGCGGAGCATCTGCCGAAGGCGATCAAGATCGTCGAGACCGCCCATGGCAGGGTCGAGCCGGCGCTGATCCTGGGCCTCGCCGCCGCCGTCGAGAGCGATCTCGCCGCCCGCCCCTCGCATCATGGCGAGGGCGGGCACGACCACGACCATGACGATTTCGACTCCGTCGCCCTGCCGCTGCCGGCGGGTCTCTCGCCGGAAGAGCTGTCGGCGCGCGTCGCCAGGGCGGCGGAAGCCGAGGGCGTGCTGCGCCTGAAGGGCTTTGCCGCCGTACCGGGCAAGCCGATGCGGCTCGTCGTGCAGGGCGTCGGCCGGCGCCTCAGTCATCATTTCGACCGGCCCTGGGGCGCGGACGAGGCGCGCGACGGGCGCCTCACCGTGATCGGCCTCAAGGGCTTCGACCTGAAAGCCGTGGAAGCGGCGCTGACGGGGGCGTGA
- a CDS encoding CbtA family protein, whose amino-acid sequence MVTRILAVSILAGLLAGLIVAALQHVTTTPLILKAETYETAFAAPAPAQAAFTDGARIILAHGGTDHAGGAEPDEWKPEDGLSRLVFTSLATIGTGIGFAALLIAGMLAAGDAIDPRRALIWGACGFLAFGLAPGMGLAPELPGAASAALQERQLWWLATVIATAIGLFLFLRFDAPWLRLIAIAAILAPHIVGAPHAPAPESKVPAELAAHFTSLSLGIQAALWLVTAFAVGTLWPWLSRRAEAA is encoded by the coding sequence ATGGTCACGCGCATTCTTGCGGTCAGCATCCTGGCCGGGCTTCTGGCTGGGCTCATCGTCGCCGCTCTCCAGCATGTCACCACCACCCCGCTCATCCTGAAGGCGGAAACCTACGAAACCGCCTTCGCCGCGCCCGCGCCGGCGCAGGCCGCCTTCACGGACGGCGCGCGGATCATCCTCGCCCATGGCGGGACCGATCACGCCGGGGGCGCGGAGCCCGACGAATGGAAGCCTGAGGACGGCCTCTCGCGCCTCGTCTTCACCAGCCTCGCGACGATCGGCACGGGAATCGGCTTCGCGGCGCTGCTCATCGCCGGCATGCTCGCGGCGGGCGACGCCATCGATCCGCGCCGTGCGCTGATCTGGGGCGCCTGCGGCTTCCTCGCCTTCGGCCTCGCGCCGGGCATGGGGCTGGCGCCCGAGCTGCCGGGGGCGGCTTCCGCCGCCTTGCAGGAACGCCAGCTCTGGTGGCTCGCGACCGTGATCGCCACGGCAATCGGGCTCTTCCTGTTCCTGCGCTTCGACGCACCCTGGCTCAGGCTCATCGCGATCGCGGCGATCCTCGCGCCGCACATCGTCGGCGCGCCGCACGCGCCTGCGCCGGAGAGCAAGGTGCCGGCGGAGCTCGCCGCGCATTTCACCTCGCTCTCGCTCGGCATCCAGGCCGCGCTCTGGCTCGTCACCGCCTTCGCGGTCGGCACGCTCTGGCCCTGGCTGAGCCGGCGCGCCGAAGCAGCCTGA
- a CDS encoding D-2-hydroxyacid dehydrogenase, with amino-acid sequence MAFLPPEGDLTIGFAHPVYALRELFLARGHGARSFQVRSLDELRERAPEADVLVVSGLWRNELMARLPKLRFIQSVSAGTDQFDKAAIAAAGIRLASAQGGNERAVAEHAIALMLALARQIHFARDNQARQYWRPMIGDLTAREDELGGKTLVVVGLGRIGLRLAKLAAAFDMRVVGVRRSAAPQPHAEAVVHPDKLAEAVAQADFVVLTCPLTPETDGLIDARILAAMKPSAFLVNVARGRVVDEVALIDALGNSGIAGAGLDCFHEEPLPAASPFWRMPQVIVTPHSAGETRAYEGRVIDILLDNLHRLEHGEAGLLNQIV; translated from the coding sequence ATGGCATTCCTGCCGCCGGAAGGCGACCTGACGATCGGCTTCGCCCACCCCGTCTATGCTTTGCGCGAGCTGTTCCTCGCGCGGGGGCACGGCGCCCGGAGCTTCCAGGTCCGCAGCCTCGACGAGCTGCGCGAGCGCGCGCCGGAAGCGGACGTGCTCGTCGTTTCCGGCCTGTGGCGCAACGAGCTCATGGCGCGTCTGCCGAAGCTGCGTTTCATCCAGTCGGTCAGCGCCGGCACCGACCAGTTCGACAAGGCGGCGATCGCGGCGGCCGGCATCCGCCTCGCCAGCGCCCAGGGGGGCAACGAGCGGGCGGTCGCCGAGCATGCGATCGCGCTGATGCTCGCGCTCGCCCGCCAGATCCATTTCGCCCGCGACAACCAGGCGCGGCAGTACTGGCGCCCGATGATCGGCGACCTGACGGCCCGCGAGGACGAACTCGGCGGCAAGACGCTGGTCGTCGTCGGCCTCGGCCGCATCGGCCTGAGGCTGGCGAAGCTCGCCGCCGCCTTCGACATGCGCGTCGTAGGCGTGCGCCGCAGCGCCGCACCGCAGCCGCATGCCGAGGCGGTGGTCCATCCCGACAAGCTCGCCGAGGCGGTGGCGCAGGCGGATTTCGTCGTGCTGACCTGCCCGCTGACGCCCGAGACGGACGGGCTGATCGATGCCCGCATCCTCGCCGCGATGAAACCCTCCGCCTTCCTGGTCAATGTCGCGCGCGGCCGCGTCGTCGACGAGGTGGCCCTGATCGATGCGCTCGGCAACAGCGGCATCGCCGGCGCCGGGCTCGACTGCTTCCACGAGGAGCCGCTGCCGGCGGCCTCGCCCTTCTGGCGGATGCCGCAGGTCATCGTCACGCCGCACAGCGCCGGCGAGACGCGCGCCTATGAAGGCCGGGTGATCGATATCCTGCTCGACAATCTGCATCGCCTCGAACACGGGGAAGCGGGCCTGCTGAATCAGATCGTCTGA
- the cbiB gene encoding adenosylcobinamide-phosphate synthase CbiB — MTLSASLPLLIIALTLEAAFGYPQRFYAAIGHPVTWIGRLIGALDRALNRDGAAFAARKAAGALALALIIATVVAVAAPVQRLCLSIGPLGLVPLALLAATLIAQRSLHEHVARVAEGLEREGLEGGRRAVAMIVGRNPQTLDEAGVARAAIESLAENFSDGIVAPAFWLGLGGLPGIAAYKAVNTADSMIGHRTPRHRAFGWASARLDDLVNLPASRLAALLLTASAALDPAADAGGAWRTLRRDAGRHRSPNAGWPEAAMAGALGLRLAGPRVYGETRVEDHWMGDGRADATAADIRRALRLYRRACLQLRGLAALGAVAVLI, encoded by the coding sequence ATGACCCTCTCCGCCAGCCTGCCGCTGCTCATCATCGCGCTGACGCTCGAGGCGGCCTTCGGCTATCCGCAACGCTTCTATGCCGCGATCGGCCATCCCGTCACCTGGATCGGCAGGCTGATCGGCGCGCTCGACCGGGCACTCAACCGCGACGGCGCCGCCTTCGCCGCGCGCAAGGCGGCAGGCGCGCTGGCGCTCGCCCTCATCATCGCCACGGTCGTCGCCGTCGCCGCGCCGGTCCAGCGCCTGTGCCTGTCCATCGGGCCGCTCGGCCTCGTTCCGCTCGCGCTCCTCGCCGCGACGCTCATCGCCCAGCGCAGCCTGCACGAGCATGTCGCCCGCGTCGCCGAAGGGCTGGAGCGCGAGGGGCTGGAAGGCGGCAGGCGGGCGGTCGCGATGATCGTCGGGCGCAATCCGCAAACGCTGGACGAGGCGGGGGTGGCGCGCGCGGCGATCGAGAGCCTGGCCGAGAATTTCTCGGACGGCATCGTCGCGCCCGCCTTCTGGCTGGGGCTCGGCGGGCTTCCCGGCATCGCCGCCTACAAGGCGGTCAACACCGCCGATTCGATGATCGGCCACCGCACGCCGCGCCATCGCGCCTTCGGCTGGGCTTCCGCCCGCCTCGACGACCTCGTCAACCTGCCGGCCTCGCGGCTCGCGGCGCTGCTGCTCACCGCCTCGGCCGCGCTCGATCCGGCGGCGGATGCCGGCGGCGCCTGGCGCACGCTGCGGCGCGACGCCGGCAGGCACCGCTCGCCCAATGCCGGCTGGCCCGAGGCGGCGATGGCCGGGGCGCTAGGCTTGAGGCTCGCCGGGCCGCGCGTCTATGGCGAGACCCGCGTCGAGGACCACTGGATGGGCGACGGCCGGGCCGATGCGACGGCCGCCGACATCCGCCGGGCGCTTAGGCTCTATCGGCGTGCCTGCCTGCAGCTCCGGGGGCTGGCAGCGCTGGGGGCGGTGGCTGTGCTGATCTAG
- the cobN gene encoding cobaltochelatase subunit CobN: MHLLPTSEIRLDDGEDAVDLALPPGDVLVLSFSDSDLSALAAAGSAGALSLRLAPLRRLKHPLSVDLLIEKTAARCRFVLLRCLGGLDYWRYGVEQLSAACRARGIPLAILPGDERDDPRLSEHATVPAAFTAALTAYFRAGGGAQNMHRLLRRIAGYLEAPRDTRDLAPVPLPAFFALGRDGAAQPWHEALAALPDRPLVPLLLYRSGVAAGDTAMADAIAAALAARGLAALPLALTSLKDPIVTAELAALIATRKPALIVATTAFSAREGGDFVLDGADCPILQAIPVGSPREAWDASPRGLSAADLAMQVALPEFDGRIGAIPVAFKAEETDLAIRRLVPDAEGIAALADLAAGWIALARKPAAGRRLALVMSDYPARGGRAGFAVGLDTPASVAAIRDLLAGAGYAVGEARPGGAVLMTALTAGPADLTIPLSAYRDWLAAIPAAARDALLAAHGAPEADPACRDGAFRFRAVRYGRLTVALQPARDATPDRKARYHDPDAPPAHGYLAFYRALSQSEAIDALIHLGTHGTTEWLPGKAVALSAACWPRLAVGGLPVVYPYVVDDPGEAAPAKRRLCAVTLGHLPPPLAETEAAGETALLRDLVEEFSQAQVLDPRRAEIVAGEIRARAAESGLAAACGVAPEMAMNEALTRLDAHLCDIAELPFREGLHVFGRSEADPASARNECENLIAALDGRFVAPGPAGSPHRGRPDVLPTGRNLSTLDPRAIPTRAAARLGALAAQAVVFRHLQEHGDYPRRIVMDLWASPTLRSGGEDIAHALALMGVAPLWDDASTRVTGFAIIPQPKLSFPRLDVTLRISGTFRDTFPGQIALIDQAARAVAALDEPDDENEPAAARRRGEDGARIFGAAPGRYGAAMADRALDGDWTRRAELGAAYLAASDHAYGGPEGAAASDAGFAARIRASDAFIHVSDTPGRDILEASSAADVIGGLAAAASALGADPALYSLDSANPETPKARTLAEDIARIVHGRLTHPRWIAAQLAHGWRGAAELAEAVDTLFVFAAGTDAVADGLFDAVFQAYCADPAVWSTLEAANAPAAAAIRARLDEAARRGLWTSRRNSVGAFLARETAE; encoded by the coding sequence ATGCATCTTCTCCCGACCAGCGAGATCAGGCTGGACGACGGCGAGGACGCCGTCGATCTCGCCCTGCCGCCGGGAGACGTGCTGGTCCTCTCCTTCAGCGACAGCGACCTCTCGGCGCTGGCGGCGGCCGGTAGCGCCGGCGCGCTCTCGCTGAGGCTCGCCCCGCTCAGGCGGCTGAAGCATCCGCTCTCGGTCGATCTCCTGATCGAGAAGACGGCGGCGCGGTGCCGCTTCGTGCTGCTGCGCTGCCTCGGCGGGCTCGACTACTGGCGCTACGGCGTCGAGCAGCTTAGCGCCGCCTGCCGCGCGCGCGGCATCCCGCTCGCGATCCTGCCGGGCGACGAGCGCGACGATCCGCGGCTCAGCGAGCATGCGACGGTGCCGGCGGCGTTCACGGCCGCCCTCACGGCCTATTTCCGGGCCGGAGGCGGAGCGCAGAACATGCACCGGCTGCTGCGGCGGATCGCAGGCTATCTCGAGGCTCCGCGGGACACTCGCGATCTCGCGCCCGTTCCGCTCCCGGCCTTCTTCGCGCTCGGCCGCGACGGCGCGGCCCAGCCCTGGCACGAAGCCCTCGCCGCCCTGCCGGACAGGCCGCTTGTCCCGCTCCTGCTCTACCGCTCCGGCGTCGCGGCGGGCGATACGGCCATGGCCGACGCCATCGCCGCTGCCCTTGCCGCCCGCGGCCTCGCCGCCCTTCCGCTGGCGCTGACCAGCCTGAAGGACCCCATCGTCACGGCGGAACTCGCCGCGCTGATCGCGACCCGCAAGCCGGCGCTGATCGTCGCCACCACCGCCTTCTCGGCTCGCGAGGGCGGCGATTTCGTGCTCGACGGCGCCGATTGCCCGATCCTGCAGGCCATCCCCGTCGGCAGCCCGCGCGAAGCCTGGGACGCCTCGCCGCGCGGCCTCTCCGCCGCCGATCTCGCCATGCAGGTGGCGCTGCCGGAATTCGACGGGCGCATCGGCGCGATTCCGGTGGCTTTCAAGGCCGAGGAAACTGATCTCGCCATCCGCCGGCTGGTGCCCGATGCGGAAGGCATCGCCGCGCTGGCCGATCTCGCGGCCGGCTGGATCGCGCTGGCGCGGAAGCCCGCGGCCGGGCGAAGGCTCGCGCTGGTGATGTCGGATTATCCCGCGCGCGGCGGCCGGGCCGGCTTCGCGGTCGGGCTCGACACGCCGGCGAGCGTCGCGGCGATCCGCGACCTGCTGGCGGGAGCGGGCTACGCGGTCGGCGAAGCCCGTCCGGGCGGGGCTGTCCTGATGACGGCCCTCACCGCCGGACCCGCCGATCTCACGATCCCGCTATCGGCCTATCGCGACTGGCTCGCCGCCATCCCCGCCGCAGCCCGCGACGCTCTCCTCGCCGCCCATGGCGCCCCTGAGGCCGATCCGGCCTGCCGCGACGGCGCCTTTCGCTTCCGGGCCGTGCGCTACGGCCGGCTCACCGTCGCGCTGCAACCGGCCCGCGACGCCACGCCCGACCGCAAGGCGCGCTATCACGACCCCGACGCCCCGCCGGCACACGGCTATCTCGCCTTCTATCGTGCGCTCAGCCAAAGCGAGGCGATCGACGCGCTGATCCATCTCGGCACGCATGGCACGACGGAATGGCTGCCGGGCAAGGCGGTGGCGCTCTCCGCCGCCTGCTGGCCGCGCCTCGCGGTCGGTGGGCTGCCGGTGGTCTATCCTTATGTCGTCGACGATCCCGGCGAGGCGGCCCCGGCCAAGCGGCGGCTCTGCGCCGTGACGCTCGGCCATCTGCCGCCGCCGCTCGCTGAGACGGAAGCGGCCGGCGAAACCGCGCTGCTGCGCGACCTCGTCGAGGAGTTCTCGCAGGCGCAGGTGCTCGATCCGCGCCGGGCCGAGATCGTCGCCGGCGAGATCCGCGCCCGCGCCGCCGAAAGCGGGCTCGCGGCCGCCTGCGGCGTCGCGCCGGAGATGGCGATGAACGAGGCGCTGACGCGGCTCGACGCCCATCTCTGCGACATCGCCGAACTGCCCTTCCGCGAAGGCCTGCACGTCTTCGGCCGCTCCGAGGCCGATCCCGCTTCCGCCCGGAACGAATGCGAAAACCTCATCGCCGCCCTCGACGGGCGCTTCGTGGCGCCGGGCCCGGCCGGCTCGCCGCATCGCGGCCGGCCGGACGTGCTGCCCACCGGGCGCAACCTCTCGACGCTCGATCCGCGCGCGATTCCGACGCGCGCCGCCGCCCGGCTGGGGGCGCTGGCGGCGCAGGCGGTGGTCTTCCGCCATCTCCAGGAGCATGGCGATTATCCGCGCCGGATCGTCATGGACCTCTGGGCCTCGCCGACATTGCGCTCCGGCGGGGAGGATATCGCGCATGCGCTCGCGCTGATGGGCGTCGCGCCGCTCTGGGACGACGCCTCGACCCGCGTCACCGGCTTCGCGATCATCCCGCAGCCGAAGCTCTCCTTCCCGCGTCTCGACGTGACGCTGCGCATCTCCGGCACCTTCCGCGACACCTTCCCCGGCCAGATCGCGCTGATCGACCAGGCGGCGCGGGCGGTTGCCGCGCTGGACGAGCCGGATGACGAGAACGAGCCGGCCGCCGCCCGCCGGCGCGGCGAAGATGGCGCGCGCATCTTCGGCGCCGCGCCCGGCCGCTATGGCGCCGCGATGGCCGACCGCGCGCTCGACGGCGACTGGACCCGGCGCGCGGAGCTGGGCGCCGCCTATCTCGCAGCTTCCGACCACGCCTATGGCGGGCCGGAGGGCGCGGCCGCGAGCGACGCCGGCTTCGCCGCGCGCATCCGCGCGTCCGACGCCTTCATCCATGTCAGCGACACGCCAGGGCGCGACATCCTCGAGGCGAGCAGCGCCGCCGACGTCATCGGCGGGCTCGCCGCGGCGGCGAGCGCGCTCGGCGCCGATCCCGCGCTCTACAGCCTCGACAGCGCCAATCCCGAGACCCCGAAGGCGCGCACCCTGGCTGAGGACATCGCCCGCATCGTCCATGGCCGGCTGACGCATCCGCGCTGGATCGCCGCCCAGCTCGCCCATGGCTGGCGCGGCGCGGCGGAGCTCGCGGAGGCGGTCGATACGCTCTTCGTCTTCGCGGCCGGCACGGACGCCGTCGCGGACGGGCTGTTCGACGCGGTCTTCCAGGCCTATTGCGCCGATCCGGCGGTCTGGTCCACGCTCGAGGCGGCCAATGCGCCGGCCGCCGCCGCGATCCGCGCACGGCTGGATGAAGCCGCACGGCGGGGCCTGTGGACCAGCCGGCGCAACTCGGTCGGCGCCTTCCTGGCACGGGAGACGGCAGAATGA
- the cobO gene encoding cob(I)yrinic acid a,c-diamide adenosyltransferase has translation MTDAEDAARHKARMEKRKAVQDAEVASKTVEKGLLIVNTGPGKGKSTAAFGLMLRALGHGWRVGMVQFIKGAWSTGERKALEAFGDQIQWYSMGEGFTWETQDKARDIAAAERAFAKAKELMADPAIRLVVLDELNIALRYDYLPLAEVVATLSQRRPDLHIVVTGRNAKPELIAAADLVTEMTLVKHHFAAGVKAQPGIEF, from the coding sequence ATGACCGATGCCGAGGATGCCGCGCGCCACAAGGCCAGGATGGAGAAGCGCAAGGCGGTGCAGGACGCCGAAGTCGCCTCCAAGACGGTCGAGAAAGGCCTCCTGATCGTCAACACCGGCCCCGGCAAGGGCAAGTCGACGGCGGCCTTCGGCCTGATGCTGCGCGCGCTCGGCCATGGCTGGCGCGTCGGCATGGTGCAGTTCATCAAGGGCGCCTGGTCGACCGGCGAGCGCAAGGCGCTGGAGGCGTTCGGCGATCAGATCCAATGGTACAGCATGGGCGAGGGCTTTACCTGGGAGACGCAGGACAAGGCCCGCGATATCGCCGCCGCCGAGCGCGCCTTCGCCAAGGCGAAGGAGCTGATGGCCGATCCCGCGATCCGGCTCGTGGTGCTCGACGAGCTCAACATCGCGCTGCGCTACGATTACCTGCCGCTCGCCGAGGTGGTGGCGACGCTCTCGCAGCGCCGGCCCGACCTGCATATCGTCGTCACCGGCCGCAACGCCAAGCCGGAGCTGATCGCGGCGGCCGATCTCGTCACCGAGATGACGCTGGTGAAGCACCATTTCGCCGCCGGTGTGAAGGCGCAGCCGGGAATCGAGTTCTGA
- the cobD gene encoding threonine-phosphate decarboxylase CobD produces the protein MRVAVEEDIWHGGDLATARALFPEAPQPWIDLSTGINPIPYPLPALPLSLWTRLPGADDEAALAAAARAAYRVPDHAAIVAAPGTQILIELLPRLAPAGPVAVLGPTYAEHGHAWRKAGFAVEEAAAVPEAAATVVVVNPNNPDGRVMPREDLKRLARRSAARGGLVVVDEAFADFTPDLSIVPELPEATIVLRSFGKSYGLAGLRLGFAIAAPEQAAKLTAALGPWSVAGPALHVGALALADRRWLAAAGEARAGDAARLDALIAPHGRIIGGTGLFRLVETPAAPALFARLGRHGIYVRRFRDAPRRLRFGLPGDARAWARLGAALAADAA, from the coding sequence ATGCGCGTCGCGGTCGAGGAGGATATCTGGCATGGCGGCGATCTCGCCACGGCCCGCGCGCTCTTTCCGGAGGCGCCGCAGCCCTGGATCGATCTCTCCACCGGGATCAATCCGATCCCCTACCCGCTTCCGGCGCTGCCGTTAAGCCTGTGGACGCGCCTGCCCGGCGCCGACGACGAGGCGGCGCTCGCCGCCGCCGCCCGCGCCGCCTATCGCGTGCCGGACCATGCGGCAATCGTCGCGGCGCCCGGCACGCAGATCCTGATCGAATTGCTGCCGCGCCTCGCGCCGGCCGGCCCCGTCGCCGTGCTCGGCCCGACCTATGCCGAGCACGGCCATGCCTGGCGCAAGGCGGGCTTCGCGGTCGAGGAGGCGGCGGCGGTGCCCGAGGCGGCCGCGACCGTCGTCGTGGTCAACCCCAACAATCCGGACGGGCGGGTCATGCCGCGCGAAGATCTGAAGCGCCTCGCCCGACGCTCGGCCGCCCGTGGCGGCCTCGTCGTCGTCGACGAAGCCTTCGCCGATTTCACGCCCGATCTCAGCATCGTGCCGGAACTGCCGGAGGCGACGATCGTGCTGCGCTCCTTCGGCAAGAGCTATGGCCTGGCGGGCCTGCGGCTCGGCTTCGCCATCGCCGCGCCGGAGCAGGCGGCGAAGCTTACGGCGGCGCTCGGTCCCTGGTCGGTCGCGGGCCCCGCGCTTCATGTCGGCGCGCTGGCCCTGGCGGACCGGCGCTGGCTTGCGGCCGCGGGCGAGGCCCGCGCCGGCGATGCCGCGCGCCTCGACGCGCTCATCGCCCCGCATGGCCGCATCATCGGCGGCACCGGCCTGTTCCGCCTCGTCGAGACGCCGGCCGCGCCGGCGCTGTTTGCCCGCCTCGGCCGCCACGGCATCTATGTGCGCCGCTTCCGGGATGCGCCGCGGCGGCTGCGCTTCGGCCTGCCGGGCGATGCGCGGGCCTGGGCGCGTCTCGGCGCGGCGCTGGCTGCCGATGCGGCCTGA
- a CDS encoding CbtB domain-containing protein, which yields MSTASVSTTGLSVSERVKAVAAALIVGIALVYTTGFAASTNVHNAAHDTRHGLAFPCH from the coding sequence ATGAGCACCGCTTCGGTTTCCACTACCGGACTCAGCGTCTCGGAACGCGTCAAGGCCGTCGCCGCCGCGCTGATCGTCGGCATCGCGCTGGTCTATACGACCGGCTTCGCGGCCTCGACCAACGTGCACAACGCCGCGCACGACACCCGCCACGGCCTCGCCTTTCCCTGCCACTGA